The following proteins are co-located in the Deinococcus metallilatus genome:
- a CDS encoding DUF4258 domain-containing protein: protein MTKAPASSTTDRRERRPQQTGPDLLALRAQLARAEREARRAPTPAPARPANLQLKPVKPQREAELAGIDTTDHTLARAHARLRDAVYEGRYHLCPHAIGHARAEGFLEHDIIQVLVAGRVRAVYPEDHRWLVCGFFESCGVALPLHVVVEHQRDGSLDVVTAFVPKHPHHIISRARLAVMLRYDDEQIRTRTAHVGNKPGHRSKGKWKKGA from the coding sequence GTGACGAAAGCACCTGCGTCCAGCACCACCGACCGCCGTGAACGCCGCCCGCAGCAGACCGGCCCGGACCTGCTCGCCCTGCGCGCCCAGCTGGCCCGCGCCGAACGGGAGGCCCGCCGCGCCCCCACCCCGGCCCCGGCGCGGCCCGCCAACCTGCAACTCAAGCCGGTCAAGCCCCAGCGCGAGGCCGAGCTGGCGGGCATCGACACCACCGACCACACGCTGGCCCGCGCGCACGCCCGCCTGCGTGACGCCGTGTACGAGGGCCGCTACCACCTCTGCCCGCACGCCATCGGCCACGCCCGCGCCGAGGGCTTTCTGGAACACGACATCATCCAGGTGCTGGTCGCCGGGCGCGTCCGGGCCGTCTATCCCGAGGACCACCGCTGGCTGGTCTGCGGCTTTTTCGAGTCGTGCGGGGTGGCGCTCCCGCTGCACGTGGTCGTGGAACATCAGCGGGACGGGAGCCTCGATGTGGTCACCGCCTTCGTGCCCAAGCACCCGCACCACATCATCAGCCGCGCCCGCCTGGCCGTGATGCTCCGCTACGACGACGAGCAGATTCGGACCCGCACCGCCCACGTGGGCAACAAGCCCGGCCACCGCAGCAAGGGGAAGTGGAAGAAGGGGGCGTAG
- a CDS encoding GNAT family N-acetyltransferase yields MIRPMQATDAPDILALLHWMDDAPEREVFAPDARDVTELRGECEDRVCLVATGEDGEIRGYCALAPFRDGLALEGPLGMGDLHLLLARAVERAEGLPIYAFSARDNLAAREALEAAGFTPMHTTDFYAARVAHLARAARVPDGYTTADTLAPGAYRTLYRTSEDGWAGRLEWTDAEIQAHFARDDVRLVLLLRGGQPVGFAELELNAEAARADLTYLAVHPAERGQRLGRALLALAAAEAAAHPEIRDLRARAHDHARAARALYTHAGLTHCRSVVTYLRDDTEGEA; encoded by the coding sequence ATGATCCGCCCGATGCAAGCGACCGATGCGCCCGATATCCTCGCCCTGCTGCACTGGATGGACGACGCGCCCGAACGCGAAGTGTTCGCCCCCGACGCCCGCGACGTGACTGAACTGCGGGGCGAGTGCGAGGACCGCGTCTGCCTGGTCGCCACTGGCGAGGACGGCGAGATTCGCGGCTACTGCGCCCTCGCGCCCTTCCGCGACGGTCTGGCGCTGGAGGGACCGCTGGGCATGGGCGACCTGCACCTGCTGCTGGCCCGCGCCGTCGAGCGCGCGGAGGGCCTGCCCATCTATGCCTTCAGCGCGCGGGACAATCTCGCGGCGCGGGAGGCGCTGGAGGCGGCCGGGTTCACGCCTATGCACACCACCGACTTCTACGCCGCCCGGGTGGCCCATCTCGCCCGCGCGGCCCGGGTTCCCGACGGGTACACGACCGCCGACACCCTCGCGCCGGGGGCCTACCGCACGCTGTACCGCACCAGCGAGGACGGCTGGGCGGGCCGCCTGGAATGGACCGACGCGGAGATTCAGGCCCATTTCGCGCGGGACGACGTGCGGCTGGTGCTGCTGCTGCGGGGTGGACAGCCCGTCGGCTTCGCGGAACTGGAACTGAACGCCGAAGCGGCGCGCGCCGACCTGACCTATCTGGCCGTGCACCCCGCCGAGCGCGGGCAACGCCTGGGCCGCGCCCTGCTGGCCCTGGCCGCCGCCGAGGCCGCCGCCCACCCCGAGATTCGCGACCTGCGCGCCCGCGCCCACGACCACGCCCGCGCTGCCCGCGCCCTGTACACGCACGCGGGCCTGACCCACTGCCGCTCCGTGGTGACCTACCTGCGCGACGACACGGAGGGGGAGGCGTAA
- a CDS encoding DUF305 domain-containing protein, which translates to MSRRFPLLAALALLVAALIAVALALGPRTGPPRENSPEVRFVREMTQHHAQAVDMATRIRDRSQDRTLRSVALDILLSQQEQIGQMRGWLTLWGLPWGGAGMTAEHARMMGMAAPADLSRLDTLPVKDAERLFLQLMIRHHQGALSMVKPALAPGIRPEVRTLARQIQATQTGEIRLMGQMLAERGAKPLPAPAAASDHAGMEGMEGMDMGSGSEHQH; encoded by the coding sequence ATGTCCCGCCGCTTTCCCCTGCTCGCCGCCCTCGCGCTCCTGGTGGCCGCGCTGATCGCCGTGGCCCTGGCCCTCGGTCCACGCACCGGCCCGCCGCGCGAGAACAGCCCCGAGGTGCGCTTCGTGCGCGAGATGACGCAACACCACGCCCAGGCGGTGGATATGGCGACCCGTATCCGCGACCGCAGCCAGGACCGCACGCTGCGCTCGGTGGCGCTGGATATCCTGCTCTCGCAGCAGGAGCAGATCGGGCAGATGCGCGGCTGGCTCACCCTCTGGGGCCTGCCCTGGGGCGGGGCGGGCATGACCGCCGAACACGCCCGGATGATGGGCATGGCTGCCCCCGCCGACCTGAGCCGCCTGGACACCCTGCCCGTGAAGGACGCCGAACGCCTCTTCCTGCAACTGATGATCCGCCACCACCAGGGCGCGCTGAGCATGGTGAAACCCGCCCTCGCGCCGGGCATCCGCCCTGAAGTGCGGACCCTCGCCCGCCAGATTCAGGCCACCCAGACGGGCGAAATCCGACTGATGGGGCAGATGCTCGCCGAACGGGGCGCCAAGCCGCTGCCTGCGCCTGCTGCGGCCAGTGACCATGCGGGAATGGAGGGGATGGAGGGGATGGACATGGGTAGCGGGAGCGAACACCAGCACTGA
- a CDS encoding mechanosensitive ion channel family protein, with translation MTGQVDSSRLLGLDALRAALAETWQGVRDVVAEYGPNALLAALLVLLYALLFWGVSRVAFALLGRFFHVDTHPIARRVLRTVLRLTFLMLVLLSITALFPALAHWSGAVFRVYLLLLLLYVGWGVIQRFLHVQTEHWELDTSLRVLVSNVTRAVWVLLGVYLVAAQFGVNLLPILGGLGVVGLAVGFAAQDILANLISGITLLLDRPFRLGDWIRTEAHEGQVTRLTLRTTRIRTRDNEHVSIPNKEVAGAVVENLSKGGTLRLNVNVPLAYREHVDHARQLLLKVLRGVSEVLPDPAPQVLVQELEESRVRLLLRFWIGAEHVVTYPVIRMQVLEAAKEALQAAGVEVPFPRMQVQLDGVPSAVSPEPREDRADA, from the coding sequence GTGACCGGCCAAGTAGATTCCTCGCGCCTGCTGGGGCTGGACGCCCTGCGCGCCGCTCTGGCTGAAACCTGGCAGGGGGTCCGCGACGTGGTGGCCGAATACGGCCCGAATGCCCTGCTGGCCGCCCTGCTGGTGCTGCTGTACGCGCTGCTGTTCTGGGGGGTGTCCAGGGTGGCGTTCGCGCTGCTGGGCCGCTTCTTTCACGTGGATACGCATCCCATCGCGCGGCGGGTGCTGCGGACGGTGCTGCGCCTGACTTTTCTGATGCTGGTGCTGCTGTCCATCACGGCGCTGTTTCCGGCGCTGGCTCACTGGAGCGGCGCCGTGTTCCGGGTGTACCTGCTGCTGCTGTTGCTGTACGTGGGGTGGGGCGTCATCCAGCGGTTTCTGCACGTTCAGACCGAACACTGGGAACTGGACACGAGCCTGCGGGTGCTGGTCAGCAACGTCACGCGGGCGGTGTGGGTGCTGCTGGGCGTGTACCTCGTCGCGGCGCAGTTCGGCGTGAACCTGCTGCCGATCCTGGGGGGGCTGGGCGTGGTGGGCCTGGCGGTCGGCTTTGCGGCGCAGGACATCCTCGCCAACCTGATCAGTGGGATCACGCTGCTGCTGGACCGGCCCTTCCGTCTGGGCGACTGGATTCGCACCGAGGCACACGAGGGCCAGGTGACGCGCCTCACCCTGCGGACCACCCGTATCCGCACCCGCGATAACGAGCACGTCAGCATCCCCAACAAGGAGGTCGCCGGGGCGGTCGTGGAGAACCTCAGCAAGGGGGGAACGCTGCGCCTGAACGTGAACGTCCCCCTGGCCTACCGCGAACACGTGGACCATGCGCGGCAACTGCTGCTGAAGGTCCTGCGCGGTGTTTCCGAGGTGCTGCCCGACCCCGCCCCGCAGGTGCTGGTGCAGGAACTCGAAGAGAGCCGGGTGCGGCTGCTGCTGCGCTTCTGGATCGGCGCCGAACACGTCGTCACCTACCCGGTGATCCGCATGCAGGTGCTGGAAGCCGCCAAGGAAGCCTTGCAGGCGGCGGGCGTGGAGGTGCCCTTCCCGCGGATGCAGGTGCAGCTGGACGGCGTCCCTTCCGCCGTTTCCCCCGAACCCCGCGAGGACCGTGCGGACGCCTGA
- a CDS encoding YdcF family protein: MRTPESWPAVWRSVGAGVATGAALAILAAYLGEVRTTVPLLLALLLGGGVAGAFPLTRRVWQVGSGVLAVLLALCLLTPVLRAPLAALTLAQPPVQADAIVVLGGGVQCGARTLEASSLARLLRGLELWRAGYAPLLTVSEQSGLLGPANCVKLSELERAQIAALYPTGGPQVLTLRHVTTTRDEAARVRDLARARGWRRVLLVTSPSHSRRAARLFTAQGVNVVSVPAGETRFDAALPLPFDRLAALRVLLYEGLSRVKAGVGGTPER; the protein is encoded by the coding sequence GTGCGGACGCCTGAGTCCTGGCCTGCGGTCTGGCGCAGCGTGGGCGCAGGTGTGGCGACCGGGGCGGCCCTCGCCATCCTGGCCGCGTACCTGGGCGAGGTCCGTACCACCGTGCCCCTCCTCCTGGCCCTGCTGCTGGGTGGGGGCGTAGCGGGTGCCTTCCCCCTGACACGCCGGGTGTGGCAGGTCGGCTCGGGCGTGCTGGCGGTGCTGCTGGCCCTGTGCCTGCTGACGCCCGTGCTGCGCGCACCCCTCGCGGCGCTCACGCTGGCGCAGCCCCCGGTCCAGGCCGACGCCATCGTGGTGCTGGGCGGCGGCGTGCAGTGTGGCGCCCGCACCCTGGAAGCGAGCAGTCTCGCGCGCCTGTTGCGCGGGCTGGAGCTGTGGCGGGCCGGGTACGCGCCTCTCCTGACCGTCTCCGAGCAGTCTGGCCTCCTCGGCCCGGCGAACTGCGTGAAGCTGAGCGAACTGGAACGCGCGCAGATCGCGGCCCTGTATCCCACGGGCGGCCCGCAGGTCCTCACGCTCCGCCACGTCACCACCACCCGGGACGAGGCCGCCCGCGTCCGCGACCTGGCCCGCGCACGGGGCTGGCGGCGGGTGCTGCTCGTCACCTCGCCCAGCCATTCGCGCCGCGCCGCCCGCCTCTTCACTGCTCAGGGCGTGAACGTGGTCAGCGTGCCCGCCGGGGAGACGCGCTTTGACGCGGCGCTCCCCCTCCCCTTCGACCGCCTCGCCGCCCTGCGTGTCCTGCTGTACGAGGGGCTGAGCCGGGTGAAGGCGGGCGTGGGGGGGACGCCGGAACGGTAA
- the trmFO gene encoding methylenetetrahydrofolate--tRNA-(uracil(54)-C(5))-methyltransferase (FADH(2)-oxidizing) TrmFO, with protein MSSVDAAITVIGAGLAGSEAALAAARLGVRVRLFEMRPRRMTPAHRTGNFAELVCSTSLGGEGEMQAKGLLQAELRSVGGAIVGAADSSRVPAGNALAVDRDEFSARVTRAVREHPLIEVVEGEVEAVPDGISVIATGPLTSDALASDVARLTGSERLSFYDAAAPVIAAESINMDVAWRAGRYDQSADYINCPFTKEEYLHFVGALEQARSHTPHDWEKLEFFEGCMPIEEIARRGVDTPRFGPMSPKGLDDPRTGRWPYAVAQLRQEDKEGRMWSLVGFQTGLKWGDQKAAVNLIPGLENAEIVRYGVMHRNTYLNAPEVLDSTLGLRADPQKFVAGVLAGTEGYLESAATGWLAGTNAARLALGLPPLTPPAESMLGGLVRYLASANPKGFQPMNVNWALVPEVPVPEGRRKLGKREKRPVMFKRGLNAFMTWAGEEAGLTVTPPAVPEAEALATD; from the coding sequence ATGAGCAGTGTAGACGCGGCAATCACAGTCATCGGCGCGGGCCTGGCGGGGTCGGAGGCGGCGCTGGCGGCGGCCAGACTCGGCGTGCGGGTGCGCCTCTTTGAAATGCGGCCCCGCCGGATGACGCCCGCGCACCGGACCGGGAACTTTGCCGAGCTGGTGTGTTCGACCTCTCTGGGCGGCGAGGGCGAGATGCAGGCGAAGGGCCTGCTGCAAGCCGAGCTCCGCAGCGTGGGCGGCGCGATTGTGGGCGCGGCGGACAGCAGCCGCGTCCCGGCGGGCAACGCGCTGGCGGTGGACCGCGACGAGTTCAGCGCCCGCGTCACGCGGGCCGTGCGCGAACACCCGCTGATCGAGGTGGTGGAGGGCGAGGTCGAGGCCGTGCCGGACGGCATCAGCGTGATCGCCACCGGCCCCCTGACCTCGGACGCGCTGGCCTCTGACGTGGCCCGGCTCACTGGCAGCGAGCGCCTGAGCTTCTACGACGCCGCCGCACCCGTGATCGCCGCCGAGAGCATCAATATGGACGTGGCGTGGCGGGCCGGGCGCTACGACCAGAGCGCGGATTACATCAACTGCCCCTTCACGAAAGAGGAGTACCTGCACTTCGTAGGGGCGCTGGAACAGGCCCGCTCGCATACGCCCCACGACTGGGAAAAGCTGGAATTCTTCGAGGGCTGTATGCCCATCGAGGAGATCGCCCGCCGGGGGGTGGACACGCCCCGCTTCGGCCCGATGTCCCCGAAGGGCCTGGACGACCCCCGCACCGGACGCTGGCCCTACGCCGTCGCCCAGCTCCGCCAGGAAGACAAGGAGGGGCGGATGTGGTCCCTGGTGGGCTTCCAGACCGGCCTGAAGTGGGGCGACCAGAAGGCGGCCGTGAACCTCATTCCGGGCCTGGAAAACGCCGAGATCGTCCGTTACGGCGTGATGCACCGCAATACCTACCTCAACGCGCCGGAGGTGCTGGACTCGACGCTGGGGCTGCGCGCCGACCCGCAGAAGTTCGTGGCGGGCGTGCTGGCGGGCACCGAGGGCTATCTGGAATCGGCGGCGACCGGCTGGCTGGCCGGGACGAACGCCGCGCGCCTGGCGCTGGGCCTCCCGCCCCTCACCCCACCCGCCGAGTCCATGCTGGGCGGTCTGGTGCGCTACCTCGCCTCGGCCAACCCGAAGGGCTTCCAGCCGATGAATGTGAACTGGGCCCTGGTTCCGGAGGTGCCCGTCCCCGAGGGCCGCCGCAAGCTGGGCAAGCGCGAGAAACGCCCGGTGATGTTCAAGCGGGGCCTGAACGCCTTCATGACCTGGGCGGGGGAGGAGGCGGGGTTGACGGTGACGCCGCCCGCCGTGCCGGAGGCGGAGGCACTGGCGACGGATTGA
- the murD gene encoding UDP-N-acetylmuramoyl-L-alanine--D-glutamate ligase: MNAGEKVLIYGLGRSGRGAARFLAREGVRAEWHDARPSAEDEALMHELGLARGDVGGTYRTVVAAPGVPIDHPDLLALAARGAEIIGEVTLAARLRPHLPLVGVTGTAGKGGTTVLIAHLLRESGLNAREGGNIDPPLLDVVDEAEVAVVELSSFQLERVPGLRLPVAVITNLGVDHLDRHRTVEAYHAAKLNITAGQEAEDVLVVPAGLKVATRAQVRPFQPDRITLADGREVLPDADLPEGLHPANAAAAVLAAEALLRRLGRPVDVERLAAGLRSARPVAGRFETVARLGNVRFIEDSIATRTLAVEAALTRAPAPIAWLVGGRDKGADLAPLREAARGRVKRVIAFGEDGEKLARDLGLPFETVTGADGDGVMQAAARAGLEALGGPEGTGTVLLAPIGTSFDLFQDYKARGASFTRAARALATEEVGA, translated from the coding sequence GTGAATGCGGGGGAGAAGGTACTGATCTACGGGCTGGGCCGGAGCGGGCGGGGCGCGGCCCGCTTTCTGGCCCGCGAGGGGGTGCGCGCCGAGTGGCACGACGCGCGCCCGTCGGCGGAAGACGAGGCGCTGATGCATGAGCTGGGGCTGGCGCGCGGGGACGTGGGGGGGACCTACCGGACGGTGGTGGCCGCGCCCGGCGTGCCCATCGACCACCCCGACCTCCTCGCGCTTGCAGCACGCGGGGCGGAGATCATCGGGGAGGTGACGCTGGCCGCGCGCCTGCGCCCACACCTGCCGCTGGTCGGCGTGACCGGCACGGCGGGCAAGGGCGGCACGACCGTGCTGATCGCGCACCTGCTGCGGGAAAGCGGCCTGAACGCCCGCGAGGGCGGCAACATCGACCCGCCCCTGCTGGACGTGGTCGACGAGGCCGAGGTGGCAGTGGTCGAACTCTCCAGCTTCCAGCTCGAACGGGTGCCGGGGTTACGGCTGCCGGTGGCGGTCATCACGAATCTGGGCGTCGATCATCTCGACCGCCACCGCACCGTGGAGGCGTACCACGCGGCCAAGCTGAACATCACGGCGGGGCAGGAGGCGGAGGACGTGTTGGTCGTCCCGGCGGGCCTGAAGGTGGCGACGCGCGCCCAGGTGCGCCCCTTCCAGCCTGACCGTATCACCCTGGCGGATGGCCGCGAGGTGCTGCCCGACGCCGACCTCCCCGAAGGGCTGCATCCCGCCAACGCCGCCGCCGCCGTCCTGGCCGCCGAGGCGCTGCTGAGGCGGCTGGGCCGCCCGGTCGACGTGGAAAGGCTGGCGGCAGGGCTGCGCTCGGCCCGCCCCGTTGCCGGACGGTTCGAGACGGTCGCCCGCCTCGGCAACGTCCGCTTCATCGAGGACAGCATCGCCACCCGGACGCTGGCGGTGGAGGCAGCCCTGACCCGTGCTCCGGCCCCGATTGCCTGGCTGGTCGGCGGGCGGGACAAGGGTGCGGACCTCGCCCCGCTGCGGGAGGCGGCGCGGGGCCGGGTGAAGCGCGTGATCGCCTTCGGGGAGGACGGCGAGAAGCTGGCGCGTGACCTCGGCCTCCCCTTCGAGACGGTCACGGGCGCAGATGGGGACGGCGTGATGCAGGCTGCCGCCCGCGCCGGACTGGAGGCGCTGGGTGGCCCTGAGGGGACGGGCACGGTCCTGCTCGCGCCCATCGGCACCAGCTTTGACCTGTTCCAAGATTACAAGGCGCGGGGCGCGAGTTTTACCCGGGCTGCCCGTGCCCTGGCGACTGAGGAGGTGGGCGCATGA
- a CDS encoding FtsW/RodA/SpoVE family cell cycle protein, with the protein MSLQLVIAQVLLLTLGLLGVATARPDLILDHGSKALLALVVTFAAARLRPRAFLKIAPYFWGVTLLLLLLTLFIGHGTETSEGTKRWLELGPMRFQPSELAKLGLVLQLASFFSRRGVQHKLISATLMIVVTTGLVILEPDLGSSVLIFGLGIILMYAAGVRITNITGFVFALALIGIPFLGRYLERNSYILERFFGHVNRGQTMEVGLDQIGMAHRDLSFGGLWGLGPDGPRWTYFAAHTDMVVASVGFTSGLLGVAMLLFAYWLIVSTALQVSQLATRVRPMTPEIHGATIMATGAMFMVVGQAFVNLAVAAGIFPVTGVPLPLVSYGFSSMLTMSLALGVIHSAMREVRRHLPQSEVSPDIVPVPAD; encoded by the coding sequence ATGAGTCTGCAACTGGTGATCGCGCAGGTGCTGCTGCTCACGCTGGGGCTGCTGGGCGTGGCGACCGCCCGCCCCGACCTGATTCTCGACCACGGGAGCAAGGCGCTGCTGGCGCTGGTGGTCACCTTTGCCGCCGCCCGGCTACGCCCCAGGGCTTTTTTGAAGATCGCGCCGTATTTCTGGGGCGTCACGTTGCTGCTGCTGCTGCTGACCCTCTTTATCGGGCATGGCACCGAGACGAGCGAGGGCACCAAACGCTGGCTGGAACTCGGTCCCATGCGTTTCCAGCCGTCCGAACTCGCCAAGCTGGGGCTGGTGCTGCAACTGGCGTCCTTTTTCTCGCGCCGGGGGGTGCAGCACAAGCTGATCAGCGCCACGCTGATGATCGTCGTCACGACCGGGCTGGTCATTCTGGAGCCGGACCTGGGGTCCAGCGTCCTGATCTTCGGGCTGGGCATCATCCTGATGTACGCCGCCGGGGTCCGCATCACCAACATCACCGGGTTCGTGTTTGCCCTGGCGCTGATCGGGATTCCCTTTCTGGGCCGTTACCTGGAAAGGAACAGTTACATCCTCGAACGCTTCTTCGGGCACGTGAACCGGGGCCAGACGATGGAGGTTGGCCTCGACCAGATCGGCATGGCGCACCGTGACCTGAGCTTCGGCGGGCTGTGGGGCCTCGGCCCGGACGGTCCCCGCTGGACCTACTTCGCCGCGCATACCGACATGGTGGTCGCGTCGGTGGGCTTCACGTCGGGGCTGCTGGGCGTCGCCATGCTGCTCTTCGCGTACTGGCTGATCGTGTCCACCGCGCTGCAAGTCTCGCAGCTCGCCACCCGCGTCCGCCCGATGACGCCCGAGATTCACGGCGCGACCATCATGGCGACCGGCGCGATGTTCATGGTGGTCGGCCAGGCCTTCGTGAACCTGGCCGTCGCGGCGGGCATCTTCCCGGTCACGGGCGTGCCGCTGCCCCTGGTCAGTTACGGCTTTTCCAGCATGCTCACCATGAGCCTCGCCCTGGGCGTGATCCACAGCGCCATGCGCGAGGTGCGCCGCCATCTGCCGCAGAGCGAGGTGTCGCCGGACATCGTGCCGGTCCCAGCAGACTGA
- the ychF gene encoding redox-regulated ATPase YchF, with protein MGLSIGIVGLPNVGKSTLFNAITRAGALAANYPFATIEPNVGRVTVPDERLSALSKVFTKGDRVPPIIPTYVEFVDIAGLVKGASQGEGLGNQFLANIREVDAIAHVVRCFEDSNVVHVAGRVDPVDDIETINTELILADMAGLEKRLANLQKKAKGGDKDAREQAALAEQILSVLGEGKPARAGSYETPIPKDFGLITTKPVIYVANVGENDLTEDNEYVQQVREYAAREGASVVKISAQIEGELAEMPEEEAREFLSELGVQESGLDQLVKVGYDTLGLITFITSGEKEVRAWTIHRGEKAPEAAGEIHSDLERGFIRAEVIEWDKMVEAGGWAGAKSKGWVRTEGKEYVMQDGDIMNVLHSS; from the coding sequence ATGGGACTTTCAATTGGAATCGTTGGGCTGCCCAACGTCGGAAAAAGCACGCTGTTCAACGCCATCACCCGCGCCGGGGCGCTGGCCGCCAACTACCCCTTCGCCACCATCGAGCCGAACGTGGGCCGGGTGACCGTGCCCGACGAGCGCCTCAGTGCGCTGAGCAAGGTCTTTACCAAGGGGGACCGCGTGCCGCCGATCATCCCCACCTATGTCGAGTTCGTGGACATCGCGGGGCTGGTCAAGGGCGCCTCCCAGGGCGAGGGCCTGGGGAACCAGTTTCTGGCGAACATCCGCGAGGTGGACGCCATCGCCCACGTCGTCCGCTGCTTCGAGGACAGCAACGTGGTGCATGTCGCAGGCCGCGTGGACCCGGTGGACGACATCGAGACGATCAACACCGAGCTGATCCTGGCAGACATGGCCGGGCTGGAAAAGAGACTGGCGAACCTCCAGAAAAAGGCCAAGGGCGGCGACAAGGACGCCCGTGAACAGGCGGCGCTGGCCGAGCAGATTCTCTCGGTGCTGGGCGAGGGCAAACCCGCCCGCGCCGGAAGCTACGAAACGCCCATCCCCAAGGACTTCGGCCTGATCACCACCAAGCCCGTCATCTACGTGGCGAACGTGGGCGAGAACGACCTGACGGAGGACAACGAGTACGTGCAGCAGGTGCGCGAGTACGCCGCGCGTGAAGGTGCTTCCGTCGTGAAGATCAGCGCCCAGATCGAGGGCGAACTGGCCGAGATGCCGGAGGAGGAGGCCCGCGAGTTTTTGAGTGAACTGGGCGTGCAGGAAAGCGGCCTCGACCAGCTCGTGAAGGTCGGCTACGACACGCTGGGCCTGATCACCTTCATCACCTCGGGCGAGAAGGAAGTGCGCGCCTGGACCATCCACCGCGGCGAAAAGGCCCCCGAGGCCGCCGGAGAAATCCACTCCGACCTGGAGCGCGGCTTTATCCGCGCCGAGGTGATCGAGTGGGACAAGATGGTGGAGGCGGGCGGCTGGGCCGGGGCCAAGAGCAAGGGCTGGGTCCGCACCGAGGGCAAGGAGTACGTGATGCAGGACGGGGACATCATGAACGTGCTGCACAGCAGTTAG
- a CDS encoding DUF1775 domain-containing protein, with the protein MRKLLSLTAAVLASFAFAHATVRTETGAAESLAGKSETYRLQVPVEKSFATTEIRLLVPAGVKVSRFLPVPGFLRTVQKDAQGNVTTVIWRGRLNPEEFQRFLFQATNPADAGTLVWKVQQTYADGSVVNWDDSSPETPASKTTVK; encoded by the coding sequence ATGCGTAAGTTGCTGTCCCTGACCGCCGCCGTCCTCGCCTCCTTCGCCTTCGCTCACGCCACCGTCAGGACGGAGACGGGCGCCGCCGAGAGTCTCGCCGGGAAGTCGGAAACCTACCGCCTCCAGGTTCCCGTCGAGAAGAGCTTCGCCACCACTGAAATCCGCCTGCTGGTCCCGGCGGGCGTCAAGGTCAGCCGCTTCCTGCCGGTCCCCGGCTTCCTCCGCACGGTGCAGAAGGACGCCCAGGGCAACGTCACCACCGTCATCTGGCGGGGCCGCCTCAACCCTGAGGAGTTCCAGCGCTTCCTGTTCCAGGCCACCAACCCCGCCGACGCGGGCACCCTGGTGTGGAAGGTGCAGCAGACGTACGCGGACGGCAGCGTGGTCAACTGGGACGACAGTTCCCCGGAGACGCCCGCCAGCAAGACCACCGTGAAGTAA
- a CDS encoding ferric reductase-like transmembrane domain-containing protein, producing MAPRPRRNKAATRRTTGRRATREAAPQRAVPGFQPFIIGVLVVVITEELLRVLYVEGSHLLGQRRTEVYGWLSLAALLLVLASRWLRLVPHRRALGLAGFAFALMHTWLAYAHVLDGDVENVLFLSVEEQAALWLGVAALLGLLPLALTSTNTAMRRLGKRWKALHRLGPWMTLLAALHTAWIGVHFGLNPLAWTSVALLLVSAALFLFRFPRKKVHP from the coding sequence ATGGCTCCCCGCCCCCGCCGCAACAAGGCGGCCACGCGCAGGACTACCGGGCGCAGGGCCACCAGGGAGGCTGCGCCGCAGCGCGCGGTGCCTGGGTTCCAGCCATTCATCATTGGCGTGCTCGTCGTGGTCATCACCGAGGAACTCCTCCGGGTTCTGTACGTGGAGGGGAGCCACCTGCTGGGCCAGCGGCGCACCGAGGTGTACGGCTGGCTGTCCCTGGCGGCCCTGCTGCTGGTGCTCGCGTCCCGCTGGTTGCGCCTCGTCCCCCACCGGCGTGCCCTGGGTCTGGCAGGCTTTGCCTTCGCCTTGATGCACACCTGGCTGGCCTACGCGCACGTTCTGGACGGCGACGTGGAGAACGTGCTGTTCCTCAGCGTGGAGGAACAGGCCGCCCTGTGGCTGGGCGTGGCCGCGCTGCTGGGCCTGCTGCCCCTGGCGCTGACCAGCACGAATACCGCGATGAGGCGCCTGGGGAAACGCTGGAAGGCCCTGCACCGTCTGGGTCCCTGGATGACCCTGCTGGCTGCCCTGCACACCGCCTGGATCGGCGTACATTTCGGCCTGAACCCCCTCGCCTGGACCTCCGTGGCGCTGCTGCTGGTCAGCGCCGCGCTGTTCCTCTTCCGCTTCCCCAGAAAGAAGGTTCACCCATGA